The stretch of DNA TTATTGGCGGGCTGGTTAATCGGCCAGTGGACTGAGCGAGTGACGAGCGATGAATACACTTCGACTCAAAAGTTAGCTGAACAGGCGGAAACGGGATCGGCAACAATCCTGATCAATGGAATCGCCGATGGCATGATGAGCACGTGGGCTCCGGTGGTCGTGATTTGCGCAGCGATGTTGGCTTCATTCGGATTTGCCACCGGCGGACAGTTCAACGAACCAACCTTCTTTTCTCTTGGTCTGTACGGTGTCGGCATCGCAGCTGTGGGAATGCTTAGCACACTTGGAATTACTTTGGCGACGGATGCCTATGGGCCAATCGCTGACAACGCGGGCGGCAATGCTGAAATGTCAGGACTCGAATCCACCGTTCGCGCTCGCACCGACGCCTTGGATAGTTTGGGCAACACGACCGCAGCCACCGGTAAAGGATTCGCCATCGGATCCGCCGCACTAACCGCATTGGCACTCCTCGCGGCGTACGTCGAGAGTGTTCGTGATGGATTTGTGCGTTGGGGAGACGAGGTGGCAATGGAGGAAACCGCAGACGGGCTCTATCGAGTCTCGCCACAAATCTTGGTTCAAAAGCGGGGCGAAACAAACCAAACCTACTTGATCCTTGAACCCTCTGCGGATCGATCAGTGGAACATCGAGAATGGAAAGCAGCAGCGAACGGAAAGATAGACGATAGCGTTGCCGAACTCCCCGGGACAAACCACTTTGGCAAACTGTTCACCAATGACGCGATGATTGTCTCGGCTAAGGACGCGAGCTTGCGTGATTTCTTAACGTTCTATGACGCGACTTTGATTAACCCACGTGTGCTAATTGGAACGTTTCTGGGCGCGATGAGTGCGTTTTTGTTCTGCGCATTGACCATGAAATCGGTAGGTCGAGCGGCCCAAGGAATGGTGCTGGAAGTGCGAAGGCAGTTTGTCGAAAATCCTGGAATCCTCGATGGAACAGCGAAGCCCGATTATGAACGCCCGGTTTCGATCAGCACCAAGGCTGCTCAACGCGAGATGATTCTGCCCAGCGTGATTGGATTGACGTTGCCGATCGGAACCGGATTGATTCTGGGAGTCGCTGGAGTTCTCGGATTGTTGACCGGTTGCCTCACCGCAGGCTTTTGTCTTGCCGTGTTCATGGCCAACAGCGGTGGTTCATGGGACAACGCCAAAAAGTACATTGAAGCCGGCCATCACGGCGGCAAAGGTAGCGACGCTCACAAAGCGGCTATCGTCGGCGACACAGTTGGTGATCCCTTCAAAGACACTTCCGGACCAAGCCTCAACATCTTGATCAAGTTAATGAGCATGGTCAGTGTCGTTGTCGCCGGTTTGGTGGTGCGGTACTCACTCGTTTCGCTGGGGTGGTTCTGATCAATCGCGGGTGGTTCTGATGGATCAAGGCTGGTTCTGATCAACTCAACAACTCTGGATCTGATCAACACAGTCCAGCACCGAATCGAATGCCTAGTTGAGGTCTTGTTCCGCTTCGGCCCAAACGCGAGGTTCGTCCTCGTCCCACTCGACATGGATCACGCTTGGATTGCAGCATACGGGGCAATCTTCCACGTAGGATTGGCTACGGCCAGCGACTGGATCCAGCGGGATGACAATTTCTTCGCCGCAACTATCGCAAATGTAGGTCGCTTCGTCTTGCATCTTGTAAACCCTATACTGGTGGCCGAATTCGAATCCGTCTGTATCTATTGCATCGTGTATCGTCATGGCTGGCAACACTGACCTCGCATCCTTCCTGCCAAAATTTGGCCTCGATAGCTTCCGTCCTGGGCAACGTGACGTCGTTGAAGCGGTTCACCATGGTTCGGATGTCATGTGTGTGATGCCCACTGGGGGTGGAAAAAGCCTGTGCTATCAATTGCCTAGCCTGGCTCGCCAAGGAACTACGATTGTGGTTTCGCCATTGATCGCTTTGATGAAGGACCAAGTCGATTCATTGCAATCGCTCGGCATCCGAGCAAAGCTCATTAACAGTAGCCTTTCGGCGAGCGAACAAACCGAAGTGATGAACGAGATGGCTGCGGGCCTACTCGATCTGGTCTACATCGCCCCCGAACGATTGCGCAACAGCCGCTTTTTAGAAGCCATCAGTTCCGCCAACGTCACGCTGTTGGCGGTTGATGAAGCGCACTGCGTCAGCGAATGGGGTCACGATTTTCGGCCTGACTATTCTCGCCTAGGAATCTTTCGCCAAAAGTATCTCGGCAATGTGCAAACCATTGCCTTAACTGCGACCGCCACACCGTTCGTACGTGACGACATCGTATCGTTGCTGGGACTGCATGAGCCCAAGACGTTCGTAACCGGATTCGCTCGAACCAATTTGCGATTCTCTGTTCATCATTCCAAGACCGATGGCGAAAAAGATTCACGACTGACGAGCTATCTGCAACAGCAAACCGGTTCGGGGATCATCTATGCGGCCACGCGTAAGCGTTGCGAAGAGCTTGCCGAATGGCTTCCCGAGAAAGTCGGACGTCCGATTGGCGTCTACCACGCTGGTTTAGATCCCAACCAGCGACACAAAGTGCAAGAAGCGTTCATGAAGGGTAAGTTGTCCGCGATCGTGGCAACCAATGCGTTCGGTATGGGTATCGATAAGTCCGACATCCGATACGTCGTTCACTACAACTTACCCGGCAGCCTAGAAG from Rubripirellula amarantea encodes:
- a CDS encoding sodium-translocating pyrophosphatase; protein product: MMAVIVLGLAFAASALALFWARRFFVEMMSADEGTELMREIAESVRQGSDAYLRQQNRVVAIVFVLVAILLSVAAFGMNVIGPYVPIAFLTGGFFSGLAGWFGMRTATQASGRTAAAARISLNDGLQIAFRSGAVMGLTVVGLGLLYITVWFVVLYYCVPLWSDTPMTLAEISVAMLSFGMGASAQALFARVGGGIFTKAADVGADLVGKVEQSMAEDSPRNPATIADNVGDNVGDVAGMGADLYESYCGSILAASALGVAAMSQLSELPEGMDTTTAQLQGLLLPIAIAAAGIPLSMIGVFAVKAGDQLSQKSLLHSLARGINRSTLLVVIASIIVTYFLMPAIPGTLLFGFLPGISCSIVIGLLAGWLIGQWTERVTSDEYTSTQKLAEQAETGSATILINGIADGMMSTWAPVVVICAAMLASFGFATGGQFNEPTFFSLGLYGVGIAAVGMLSTLGITLATDAYGPIADNAGGNAEMSGLESTVRARTDALDSLGNTTAATGKGFAIGSAALTALALLAAYVESVRDGFVRWGDEVAMEETADGLYRVSPQILVQKRGETNQTYLILEPSADRSVEHREWKAAANGKIDDSVAELPGTNHFGKLFTNDAMIVSAKDASLRDFLTFYDATLINPRVLIGTFLGAMSAFLFCALTMKSVGRAAQGMVLEVRRQFVENPGILDGTAKPDYERPVSISTKAAQREMILPSVIGLTLPIGTGLILGVAGVLGLLTGCLTAGFCLAVFMANSGGSWDNAKKYIEAGHHGGKGSDAHKAAIVGDTVGDPFKDTSGPSLNILIKLMSMVSVVVAGLVVRYSLVSLGWF
- a CDS encoding CPXCG motif-containing cysteine-rich protein, yielding MTIHDAIDTDGFEFGHQYRVYKMQDEATYICDSCGEEIVIPLDPVAGRSQSYVEDCPVCCNPSVIHVEWDEDEPRVWAEAEQDLN